A stretch of Falco rusticolus isolate bFalRus1 chromosome 2, bFalRus1.pri, whole genome shotgun sequence DNA encodes these proteins:
- the LOC119143860 gene encoding interleukin-5 receptor subunit alpha-like: MARVRVIPVMLILSFFQCKTLFSTSLASGQRDVVDALVLHNILGITKHESRVILCWNNNLTKEETEKYTVKYILSYKFFNTTHERKERLQEKKKIIRLELHSGFHAKVKTQLFAKDTEDIIKESGWTEFTYKAPPVYIQNLSCIIYNISFFNCTWHIKTEAPEDIQMFCSLRHVGKDFECQQYIQNARKKNIGCLMKEISFQPSRKINLNLTVRDLRNSSGGVSYYKAFTPQTIEKLNPPINVSVSLENRSIKIHWKPPPTIGSASSKCFLYQVKITDRKIVDVTSEKYKYPFHKSANKCAAQVRVKKEICMRNKIWSEWSEPVFIHDENTVDVMVLSLTLFCVLIFLGGLLICACRRYRCLEVITMPVPHPSDNIKTWLAADETHHQKQMSMQMEMNSEVTMGIPDENVQQQKCLKESGLEDL, translated from the exons ATGGCACGTGTTAGAGTCATTCCTGTCATGCTGATATTAAGTTTTTTCCAGTGTAAGACACTGTTTTCCACCAGCCTGGCAAGTGGACAACGAGATGTAGTGG ATGCACTTGTGTTACATAACATTCTAGGGATTACCAAGCACGAGTCAAGAGTCATTCTGTGCTGGAATAATAACctgacaaaagaagaaactgagaagtaTACTGTGAAGTATATTTTGAGTTATAAATTCTTCAATACCACTCATGAAAGGAAA GAAAGactgcaggagaagaaaaagataatacGTCTTGAGTTACATTCTGGTTTTCATGCTAAAgttaaaacacagctttttgcAAAAGACACAGAAGATATAATTAAGGAGAGTGGCTGGACAGAGTTTACTTACAAGGCACCTCCAG TATATATTCAGAATCTTTCATGCATCATatataacatttcttttttcaattgCACCTGGCATATTAAAACAGAAGCTCCTGAAGACATCCAAATGTTTTGTTCATTAAG ACACGTAGGAAAAGATTTTGAATGCCAGCAATATATACaaaatgcaaggaagaaaaatattggaTGCCTTAtgaaagaaatatcttttcaaccatcaagaaaaatcaatttaaactTAACTGTAAGAGATCTGAGAAACAGTTCAGGAGGAGTGTCTTACTACAAAGCTTTTACACCTCAGACAATAG agaaactgaACCCGCCTATCAATGTCTCAGTTTcccttgaaaacagaagtattaAAATTCACTGGAAACCCCCACCTACTATTGGTTCTGCAAGTAGCAAGTGCTTTTTGTATCAAGTGAAAATAACAGATCGTAAG ATTGTAGATGTCACTTCAGAGAAGTATAAGTATCCTTTTCATAAGTCAGCAAACAAATGTGCAGCACAAGTGAGGGTGAAGAAAGAGATATGCATGAGAAACAAGATTTGGAGTGAATGGAGTGAACCCGTGTTTATTCATGATG aaaacacGGTGGACGTCATGGTGCTAAGCCTCACATTGTTTTGTGTCCTGATTTTCCTTGGAGGTTTGCTGATATGTGCATGTAGAAG GTATAGATGCCTGGAAGTTATAACCATGCCTGTTCCACATCCTTCAGATAATATCAAAACTTGGTTAGCTGCAGATGAGACTCACCACCAG aaacaaatgtcaaTGCAAATGGAGATGAACTCAGAGGTAACTATGGGCATACCAGATGAGAAtgttcagcaacagaaatgtttgAAGGAATCTGGATTAGAAGACCTGTAG